In Nostoc sphaeroides, the genomic window ATCAACCGATTGAGCTTCCGCTTTAATAGCCAACCTAGACCGAAGCCGAAAATTGCAATATTAGTAGACGGTTCTGGAACTGAGGTATTTGTACGCGTTTGGAGTACCACGTTGTCGATGTTGACATCAAGGTTACTGAAAACACTCCTGACTGCAATCTCGTTAAAAGAGCTAATGATCCCAGAACCAGAATCAGATGCTTCTATAGAAAAACCATCAACTGATGCAGTTAGTCGAACTAATTGCGGAGTTAAGCGTTCGAGAAGGAGGTTTGCAGTATGAGGTGCTGTGTCGTTAATAGTAGGTACAGAGGTAGTTAATGCTAACGGAACATTTCCATCACCACCAGTGATGCTATCCCCAGAGCCGAAGTTTTCTTTATTAATTCCCAGTGATTTGGTACCAGCTAGACCAGACAACACCCAATAACCACCGTCATCTTCGATGGGAGTGCCACTGCCAACAAGTGAATTTAAAATATCAGTCGTGACAGGTGTATCACCAGAGTTGTATAAACCAAAACGCAAACCACTACTACGAATTTGCGGAAACTCAGCAGAGGTGCCAGAAAGACTAGGCTCAGTGGTGAAGCGAAAATCAAAGCTTAAATCAAGGGCATCGCCTATATTATTCCCCAAACTAACGGGAGCAAAAGTTCCAAGCGCAAAGTGAGCAGGAAGAAAAGAAGAGTTAAAGCTAACAAAAGAGGGAGTGTCAAGGTTCAAAGCGTTTCCAGTTCCAAGAATCGGATCGTTAACTACGTCTAATTGAATTTGAGGAGGAGTTGAAACTGTTTGATAAAAATTTGATGAAATTTCAAACCAGGAAATATCTAACGGATCGGCACCATTAGTACGGCCACCGTCGGTATAAGTATCGTTAACGAAAACTTGAGCTTTAGCCTTTTCACTAAAAGTAATTACGACACTAACGAGTAAGGTAGACGAAAGAACTACTTTAAGGTATTTGTTCAGCATACGACTGATTTATCTACTCTTATGGGCTGTTATTAAGCATAGGATTAAAGAATAGCATTACAGTCAAAAATATAGGTTAATTGGTAGTTAAAAATTAAAAATATATTGAGAAAACGCTTATATAGCAATGGTTTCAGTCTTAGCAGAACTCTCTGTCCGATTGCTAATTTACCTTTTTAACCTATGGAAAATATCGAGACTACCTAGTTATAAAAGCCTTTTTCTCTAGGGTAGTGACATTAACTACCGTTTTACTGTTGAAAAACCGTAATTTATTTTTCATAAAGCTACCACAGATTATCTCAAGAAGCAAATTCACCATACCCTCACCAAAAATACCAACAGCCGCACCAATTCCCCAGTCGCAAAAGTTTACCAAAAGGGCGATGGTCAATCAATTACTACGTAGAGACAAGTGCTATATTATTTTGGGGAAACAAAATATTTTTTTATAAAATCTTCTAAGACACCTTAATTTACATAATCTAACTTTTGTGCATAGATTTCAGATTTTACCAAGTGTTTTAGGATTAGCGATGTCTACGATGAGCTTCGCTTACGCAGGGTTGATTGGTGGCATGAGTTCTGTCTTTGCCCAACAAACCGTTCCCCTTTG contains:
- a CDS encoding PEP-CTERM sorting domain-containing protein — translated: MLNKYLKVVLSSTLLVSVVITFSEKAKAQVFVNDTYTDGGRTNGADPLDISWFEISSNFYQTVSTPPQIQLDVVNDPILGTGNALNLDTPSFVSFNSSFLPAHFALGTFAPVSLGNNIGDALDLSFDFRFTTEPSLSGTSAEFPQIRSSGLRFGLYNSGDTPVTTDILNSLVGSGTPIEDDGGYWVLSGLAGTKSLGINKENFGSGDSITGGDGNVPLALTTSVPTINDTAPHTANLLLERLTPQLVRLTASVDGFSIEASDSGSGIISSFNEIAVRSVFSNLDVNIDNVVLQTRTNTSVPEPSTNIAIFGFGLGWLLKRKLNRLIN